From Ptiloglossa arizonensis isolate GNS036 chromosome 10, iyPtiAriz1_principal, whole genome shotgun sequence, the proteins below share one genomic window:
- the Nop10 gene encoding nop10 ribonucleoprotein — protein sequence MYLMYYLNEDGDRVYTLKKIDPNGKPTLSAHPARFSPEDKYSRERITLKRRFGLLLTQQPLPTY from the exons ATGTATTTAATGTATTACTTGAACGAAGACGGAGATCGAGTGTATACTCTAaag AAAATAGATCCAAATGGAAAACCAACGTTATCTGCACATCCAG CTCGATTCTCGCCAGAAGATAAATATTCAAGAGAAAGAATAACATTGAAAAGAAGATTTGGTCTATTACTTACGCAACAACCGTTACCTACTTATTGA
- the Sidl gene encoding SIDL trafficking protein particle complex subunit 10 isoform X1: MNCNGGLSLSGERKTNIFMDNKPIITYAGDEKLFSSMENGLLQAIPEETAEWRRSFSRPIKSVKLGATFVPFSKDILPTEKDRHLIKQPIFHIYWSECSDVDTYKTSVRDDIDSWLKTLMQYQIQDWMIVIVETYDIKKTNKLLPRTTVLDKIRSDFASKNGDRCFSVINSVKSEIRSAESWRGLVTRIRHLMLVAYDKTLSRFEDIIREQRENRNHPNWNFCHYFLLQEELAFVLQMLGLYDEALVQYDELDALFTQFVLNSNVGDTPIWLNLFQTPLNNWGGVNLSNGTNHHLRHLLAECKASLLDLRSYLFSRQCAMLLALNKPWEVAQRCLSFVHNTLSELRILEVQRPEGSIECWSFLCALEVLQACQFSSYNIDNSEQLDLCSLHTASLWALARDKLGDLGKLCGLMPGSEPSSEQLHTVVYLIAGMGDSEPQIEGTPTDKLKEALSSKEAFKKQYLEHAELAMGTYKHVGRIRSARLIGKELAQFYSELGESQKAVAFLSDALKTYTDEGWNHLAAQTQLELAQCYKRMDDIEKYMKVCAAIASLDVLHITVRNTYYEEMFGYMKMISSPQPLLIELGCAFVILSMELKVMDKVVQDYVVNIEISIKCLFPREVKCTKASISVEEIPKPLVPNKKKGSKLPAEPPILLLSKCTLEDMKPFDPSLLQLQVYSYLNYKEDKSLGSASVMHRNTKPVVRRSDSTKHRKPSVNAKGDFSKALSCDEFIMKPGVNTFTLNRRVDQPGFYNVGQLSLVIEEKLEFLSPILNPRLCYEVAKTQPTISLKCGRDLLAGLIQDIELVIMSGSIKITKEMKLKLRTSRGLVVQVDNSQEIMSKELEIPLPVCEPFQTICLQLKVLAELPPKKDTLSMKHKLNIQCPWDVEESIPLHFGPPLMSNMKLYTAKQRKFLQIVVTGLTSQLLQLTEPKLTTVMSIDVNFKNLNPIAGQRLVIGNGINVSFMWELEIGKDEKSMMPIKTDFRVKYIPVNDTEELSDLHTNDDPLHILNLQKMEKASSVYRCNFDITDYVTLFTVSSKVEPAGNGGEFCRAGSMCHLYLTVTRMLPSPNPNPPPQLMYEVLADQAMWAVCGRTAGLVSLEVVEKQSVTLDVMPLTSGYLPLPVVRLSRYIPASESKSDIRKNEIGSNPRLEPFSPGQVYNASKAQQVHVLPAASSEAN; this comes from the exons ATGAATTGCAATGGGGGGTTGTCTTTGAGTGGTGAACGCAAGACAAATATCTTTATGGATAATAAGCCAATTATCACAT atGCAGgagatgaaaaattattttcttcaatgGAAAATGGTTTGTTGCAAGCCATACCTGAAGAGACAGCAGAATGGCGCAGGTCATTTAGTAGACCAATTAAGTCAGTCAAACTTGGGGCAACATTTGTCCCATTTTCCAAGGATATTCTTCCAACTGAAAAGGATCGGCATCTGATAAAACAACcgatatttcatatttattggAGCGAATGTTCT GATGTGGACACTTATAAAACCAGTGTTAGAGATGACATAGATAGTTGGTTAAAAACATTAATGCAATACCAAATCCAAGATTGGATGATTGTTATAGTAGAAACTTATGATATAAAGAAAACTAATAAATTATTACCTAGAACAACTGTTCTAGACAAAATTCGTAGCGATTTTGCTTCTAAGAATGGTGACAG ATGTTTTTCTGTAATAAATTCAGTAAAATCAGAGATACGCTCAGCTGAATCTTGGAGAGGTCTAGTTACTCGCATACGTCATTTAATGCTTGTTGCATATGATAAAACACTATCTCGATTTGAGGATATCATTAGAGAACAAAGAGAAAATCGGAATCACCCaaactggaatttttgtcaCTATTTTTTATTGCAG GAAGAACTTGCATTTGTTTTGCAAATGTTAGGTTTGTATGATGAAGCATTAGTCCAGTATGACGAATTAGATGCTCTCTTTACACAGTTTGTGCTTAATTCCAATGTGGGAG atactccaatctggttaaatttgtttcaaactccattaAATAATTGGGGAGGTgttaatttaagtaatggtacaAATCATCATTTAAGACATCTTCTGGCTGAGTGTAAGGCATCATTATTAGATCTTAGAAGTTATTTATTCAGTAGACAGTGTGCCATGTTATTAGCACTTAACAAACCTTGGGAG GTTGCACAAAGGTGTTTGTCATTTGTTCATAATACGTTAAGTGAATTACGTATCTTAGAAGTTCAACGACCTGAAGGATCCATTGAGTGTTGGTCTTTTCTTTGTGCTTTGGAGGTATTGCAAGCTTGTCAATTCTCATCTTATAATATTGATAATAGTGAACAACTAGATCTTTGCTCTCTACACACAGCCAGTCTTTGGGCTCTTGCCAGAGACAAA TTAGGGGATTTAGGAAAATTATGTGGTCTAATGCCTGGAAGTGAACCCTCTAGTGAACAATTACACACAGTTGTTTATCTTATAGCTGGTATGGGAGATTCTGAACCACAGATAGAGGGGACACCGACTGATAAATTAAAAGAAGCACTCTCATCAAAGGAAGCATTCAAAAAACAATATCTTGAACATGCAGAATTAGCTATGGGTACTTATAAACATGTAGGTCGAATTCGATCAGCCAGATTAATAGGAAAAGAATTAGCACAATTTTATAGCGAGCTAGGAGAGAGTCAAAAAGCTGTAGCATTTCTATCGGACGCTTTAAAAACTTACACTGATGAAGGTTGGAATCACTTAGCAGCACAAACTCAACTAGAACTGGCACAGTGTTATAAAAGAATGGATGAtattgagaaatatatgaaagTTTGTGCAGCGATTGCCAGTTTAGATGTATTACACATTACTGTCCGTAATACATATTATGAAGAAATGTTTGGATATATGAAAATGATCTCGTCGCCTCAACCATTACTCATAGAACTTGGATGTGCTTTTGTAATACTCAGTATGGAACTTAAAGTGATGGATAAAGTCGTACAGGATTATGTAGTTAATATTGAGATCagtataaaatgtttatttccaAGAGAAGTAAAATGTACTAAGGCGTCAATATCTGTTGAAGAAATTCCGAAACCACTGGTACCTAATAAAAAAAAGGGTTCAAAATTACCAGCTGAACCTCCAATCTTATT ATTATCGAAATGTACTCTGGAAGATATGAAGCCATTTGATCCAAGCTTACTCCAATTACAAGTATAttcatatttaaattataaggaAGATAAAAGTCTTGGATCTGCTAGCGTTATGCACAGAAATACTAAACCTGTTGTAAGACGTTCTGACAGTACAAAACACAGGAAACCATCTGTAAATGCAAAAGGTGATTTTAGTAAAGCGTTATCGTGTGACGAGTTTATAATGAAACCAGGTGTAAATACATTTACATTGAATAGACGTGTGGATCAGCCTGGTTTTTACAATGTTGGTCAACTGTCATTAGTTATTgaagaaaaattggaatttttatcaCCTATTTTAAATCCTCGATTATGTTACGAAGTAGCTAAGACTCAACcaacaatttctttgaaatGCGGTAGAGACTTATTGGCAGGCCTTATCCAAGACATAGAATTAGTTATTATGAGCGGGAgtataaaaataacgaaagaaatgaaactTAAATTACGTACATCTAGAGGATTAGTAGTGCAAGTTGATAATTCACAGGAAATAATGTCTAAGGAACTAGAGATACCACTGCCAGTTTGTGAACCATTTCAAACAATATGTTTACAGTTAAAAGTTCTAGCTGAATTACCACCAAAGAAAGATACTTTATCAATGAAACATAAG TTGAATATACAATGTCCATGGGATGTAGAAGAAAGCATACCTTTGCACTTTGGTCCACCGCTCATGTCAAATATGAAACTTTACACAgcaaaacaaagaaaatttcttcagATAGTTGTAACAGGATTAACAAGTCAACTTTTGCAACTGACTGAGCCAAAATTAACAACAGTAATGTCAATAGAtgttaatttcaaaaatttaaaccCAATTGCGGGTCAGAGATTAGTAATAGGTAATGGAATAAATGTGTCATTTATGTGGGAACTTGAAATTGGTAAGGACGAGAAATCTATGATGCCTATAAAGACAGATTTTCGTGTAAAATACATCCCAGTTAATGATACTGAAGAACTAAGTGATTTACATACCAATGATGATCCTTTGCATATACTTAATTTGCAAAAAATGGAAAAGGCATCCAGTGTTTATAGATGCAATTTTGATATCACAGATTATGTG ACTTTGTTTACAGTGTCCTCAAAAGTTGAACCAGCTGGGAATGGAGGTGAATTTTGTCGTGCTGGTAGCATGTGCCATCTTTATCTCACAGTAACACGTATGTTACCCAGTCCTAATCCAAATCCTCCACCTCAGTTAATGTACGAGGTTCTTGCTGATCAAGCCATGTGGGCTGTATGTGGCCGAACTGCTGGCCTTGTGTCGTTGGAAGTCGTAGAAAAACAAAGCGTCACATTGGACGTGATGCCGTTAACCAGTGGTTATTTACCCCTTCCTGTTGTTAGATTGTCCCGATATATTCCAGCATCAGAGTCAAAGAGTG acattcgtaaaaatgaaatagGTTCTAATCCAAGATTAGAACCATTCAGTCCTGGACAAGTCTATAATGCTAGTAAAGCACAGCAAGTTCATGTTCTACCCGCAGCATCTTCGGAAGCAAATTGA
- the Sidl gene encoding SIDL trafficking protein particle complex subunit 10 isoform X2, whose product MNCNGGLSLSGERKTNIFMDNKPIITYAGDEKLFSSMENGLLQAIPEETAEWRRSFSRPIKSVKLGATFVPFSKDILPTEKDRHLIKQPIFHIYWSECSDVDTYKTSVRDDIDSWLKTLMQYQIQDWMIVIVETYDIKKTNKLLPRTTVLDKIRSDFASKNGDRCFSVINSVKSEIRSAESWRGLVTRIRHLMLVAYDKTLSRFEDIIREQRENRNHPNWNFCHYFLLQEELAFVLQMLGLYDEALVQYDELDALFTQFVLNSNVGDTPIWLNLFQTPLNNWGGVNLSNGTNHHLRHLLAECKASLLDLRSYLFSRQCAMLLALNKPWEVAQRCLSFVHNTLSELRILEVQRPEGSIECWSFLCALEVLQACQFSSYNIDNSEQLDLCSLHTASLWALARDKLGDLGKLCGLMPGSEPSSEQLHTVVYLIAGMGDSEPQIEGTPTDKLKEALSSKEAFKKQYLEHAELAMGTYKHVGRIRSARLIGKELAQFYSELGESQKAVAFLSDALKTYTDEGWNHLAAQTQLELAQCYKRMDDIEKYMKVCAAIASLDVLHITVRNTYYEEMFGYMKMISSPQPLLIELGCAFVILSMELKVMDKVVQDYVVNIEISIKCLFPREVKCTKASISVEEIPKPLVPNKKKGSKLPAEPPILLLSKCTLEDMKPFDPSLLQLQVYSYLNYKEDKSLGSASVMHRNTKPVVRRSDSTKHRKPSVNAKGDFSKALSCDEFIMKPGVNTFTLNRRVDQPGFYNVGQLSLVIEEKLEFLSPILNPRLCYEVAKTQPTISLKCGRDLLAGLIQDIELVIMSGSIKITKEMKLKLRTSRGLVVQVDNSQEIMSKELEIPLPVCEPFQTICLQLKVLAELPPKKDTLSMKHKLNIQCPWDVEESIPLHFGPPLMSNMKLYTAKQRKFLQIVVTGLTSQLLQLTEPKLTTVMSIDVNFKNLNPIAGQRLVIGNGINVSFMWELEIGKDEKSMMPIKTDFRVKYIPVNDTEELSDLHTNDDPLHILNLQKMEKASSVYRCNFDITDYVCPQKLNQLGMEVNFVVLVACAIFISQ is encoded by the exons ATGAATTGCAATGGGGGGTTGTCTTTGAGTGGTGAACGCAAGACAAATATCTTTATGGATAATAAGCCAATTATCACAT atGCAGgagatgaaaaattattttcttcaatgGAAAATGGTTTGTTGCAAGCCATACCTGAAGAGACAGCAGAATGGCGCAGGTCATTTAGTAGACCAATTAAGTCAGTCAAACTTGGGGCAACATTTGTCCCATTTTCCAAGGATATTCTTCCAACTGAAAAGGATCGGCATCTGATAAAACAACcgatatttcatatttattggAGCGAATGTTCT GATGTGGACACTTATAAAACCAGTGTTAGAGATGACATAGATAGTTGGTTAAAAACATTAATGCAATACCAAATCCAAGATTGGATGATTGTTATAGTAGAAACTTATGATATAAAGAAAACTAATAAATTATTACCTAGAACAACTGTTCTAGACAAAATTCGTAGCGATTTTGCTTCTAAGAATGGTGACAG ATGTTTTTCTGTAATAAATTCAGTAAAATCAGAGATACGCTCAGCTGAATCTTGGAGAGGTCTAGTTACTCGCATACGTCATTTAATGCTTGTTGCATATGATAAAACACTATCTCGATTTGAGGATATCATTAGAGAACAAAGAGAAAATCGGAATCACCCaaactggaatttttgtcaCTATTTTTTATTGCAG GAAGAACTTGCATTTGTTTTGCAAATGTTAGGTTTGTATGATGAAGCATTAGTCCAGTATGACGAATTAGATGCTCTCTTTACACAGTTTGTGCTTAATTCCAATGTGGGAG atactccaatctggttaaatttgtttcaaactccattaAATAATTGGGGAGGTgttaatttaagtaatggtacaAATCATCATTTAAGACATCTTCTGGCTGAGTGTAAGGCATCATTATTAGATCTTAGAAGTTATTTATTCAGTAGACAGTGTGCCATGTTATTAGCACTTAACAAACCTTGGGAG GTTGCACAAAGGTGTTTGTCATTTGTTCATAATACGTTAAGTGAATTACGTATCTTAGAAGTTCAACGACCTGAAGGATCCATTGAGTGTTGGTCTTTTCTTTGTGCTTTGGAGGTATTGCAAGCTTGTCAATTCTCATCTTATAATATTGATAATAGTGAACAACTAGATCTTTGCTCTCTACACACAGCCAGTCTTTGGGCTCTTGCCAGAGACAAA TTAGGGGATTTAGGAAAATTATGTGGTCTAATGCCTGGAAGTGAACCCTCTAGTGAACAATTACACACAGTTGTTTATCTTATAGCTGGTATGGGAGATTCTGAACCACAGATAGAGGGGACACCGACTGATAAATTAAAAGAAGCACTCTCATCAAAGGAAGCATTCAAAAAACAATATCTTGAACATGCAGAATTAGCTATGGGTACTTATAAACATGTAGGTCGAATTCGATCAGCCAGATTAATAGGAAAAGAATTAGCACAATTTTATAGCGAGCTAGGAGAGAGTCAAAAAGCTGTAGCATTTCTATCGGACGCTTTAAAAACTTACACTGATGAAGGTTGGAATCACTTAGCAGCACAAACTCAACTAGAACTGGCACAGTGTTATAAAAGAATGGATGAtattgagaaatatatgaaagTTTGTGCAGCGATTGCCAGTTTAGATGTATTACACATTACTGTCCGTAATACATATTATGAAGAAATGTTTGGATATATGAAAATGATCTCGTCGCCTCAACCATTACTCATAGAACTTGGATGTGCTTTTGTAATACTCAGTATGGAACTTAAAGTGATGGATAAAGTCGTACAGGATTATGTAGTTAATATTGAGATCagtataaaatgtttatttccaAGAGAAGTAAAATGTACTAAGGCGTCAATATCTGTTGAAGAAATTCCGAAACCACTGGTACCTAATAAAAAAAAGGGTTCAAAATTACCAGCTGAACCTCCAATCTTATT ATTATCGAAATGTACTCTGGAAGATATGAAGCCATTTGATCCAAGCTTACTCCAATTACAAGTATAttcatatttaaattataaggaAGATAAAAGTCTTGGATCTGCTAGCGTTATGCACAGAAATACTAAACCTGTTGTAAGACGTTCTGACAGTACAAAACACAGGAAACCATCTGTAAATGCAAAAGGTGATTTTAGTAAAGCGTTATCGTGTGACGAGTTTATAATGAAACCAGGTGTAAATACATTTACATTGAATAGACGTGTGGATCAGCCTGGTTTTTACAATGTTGGTCAACTGTCATTAGTTATTgaagaaaaattggaatttttatcaCCTATTTTAAATCCTCGATTATGTTACGAAGTAGCTAAGACTCAACcaacaatttctttgaaatGCGGTAGAGACTTATTGGCAGGCCTTATCCAAGACATAGAATTAGTTATTATGAGCGGGAgtataaaaataacgaaagaaatgaaactTAAATTACGTACATCTAGAGGATTAGTAGTGCAAGTTGATAATTCACAGGAAATAATGTCTAAGGAACTAGAGATACCACTGCCAGTTTGTGAACCATTTCAAACAATATGTTTACAGTTAAAAGTTCTAGCTGAATTACCACCAAAGAAAGATACTTTATCAATGAAACATAAG TTGAATATACAATGTCCATGGGATGTAGAAGAAAGCATACCTTTGCACTTTGGTCCACCGCTCATGTCAAATATGAAACTTTACACAgcaaaacaaagaaaatttcttcagATAGTTGTAACAGGATTAACAAGTCAACTTTTGCAACTGACTGAGCCAAAATTAACAACAGTAATGTCAATAGAtgttaatttcaaaaatttaaaccCAATTGCGGGTCAGAGATTAGTAATAGGTAATGGAATAAATGTGTCATTTATGTGGGAACTTGAAATTGGTAAGGACGAGAAATCTATGATGCCTATAAAGACAGATTTTCGTGTAAAATACATCCCAGTTAATGATACTGAAGAACTAAGTGATTTACATACCAATGATGATCCTTTGCATATACTTAATTTGCAAAAAATGGAAAAGGCATCCAGTGTTTATAGATGCAATTTTGATATCACAGATTATGTG TGTCCTCAAAAGTTGAACCAGCTGGGAATGGAGGTGAATTTTGTCGTGCTGGTAGCATGTGCCATCTTTATCTCACAGTAA